In Plodia interpunctella isolate USDA-ARS_2022_Savannah chromosome 1, ilPloInte3.2, whole genome shotgun sequence, one DNA window encodes the following:
- the LOC128675358 gene encoding tribbles homolog 2-like, whose product MDPGSPSLLFPLRLSKPAVTLPVPATEDVKVEDRAQSPSLAERLSAAPPSPASPAPTSPPPPQHQFQAALVAEKYLLLEQVEGSSLCRCVDVRTQEEYVCKVVSRDCSSLLQAHYRLDGHPHVNPIHEVLVGDKRVYLIFPRSHSDLHSYVRARKRLREHEARRLFRQMAETVAACHEQGIVLRDLKLRKFVFADPQRTTLKLESLEDAVVLDDPEEDLLQDKRGCPAYVSPEILRAHRTYSGRAADMWSLGVILYTMLVGRYPFNDSEHASLFAKISRGYFVVPECLSSRGKCLIRSLLRREACERLSARDVLRHPWLARDPRNELPPRAAASHDRLVPDLDIDLDCI is encoded by the exons ATGGATCCGGGATCGCCTTCGTTGTTGTTTCCGCTGCGCCTGAGCAAGCCGGCGGTGACGCTGCCGGTGCCGGCGACAGAGGATGTCAAGGTTGAGGATCGGGCGCAGTCTCCGTCCCTGGCGGAGCGGCTGTCGGCAGCGCCGCCGTCGCCAGCCAGTCCAGCGCCCACCAGTCCACCTCCCCCTCAGCATCAGTTCCAGGCGGCACTGGTCGCAGAGAAATACCTCCTACTCGAACAAGTCGAAGGTTCCTCTCTTTGCCGGTGTGTGGACGTGCGCACGCAAGAGGAGTATGTCTGTAAA GTTGTATCGAGAGACTGCAGCAGCTTACTCCAAGCCCACTACAGGCTAGATGGCCATCCGCACGTAAATCCTATCCACGAAGTTCTAGTCGGCGACAAGAGAGTGTACCTAATATTCCCTCGATCGCATTCCGACCTCCACTCATACGTGCGAGCGAGGAAACGGTTACGGGAACATGAAGCCCGGAGACTGTTCAGGCAAATGGCTGAAACGGTGGCCGCGTGTCACGAGCAGGGGATAGTCTTACGGGATCTCAAATTAAGGAAGTTCGTCTTCGCGGATCCTCAGAG GACGACGTTAAAATTAGAATCGCTGGAAGATGCCGTCGTTCTCGACGATCCTGAGGAAGACCTCCTTCAAGACAAGAGGGGATGTCCCGCTTACGTGTCGCCGGAAATCTTAAGAGCTCATAGAACGTACTCTGGGAGAGCCGCCGATATGTGGTCGCTCGGAGTCATCCTCTACACCATGCTCGTTGGGAG GTATCCGTTCAACGATTCGGAGCACGCGTCATTGTTCGCGAAGATCTCGCGGGGTTACTTTGTGGTGCCGGAATGTTTATCGTCACGGGGGAAGTGCCTGATCCGGTCGCTGCTGCGGCGCGAGGCGTGCGAGCGGCTGAGCGCGCGCGACGTGCTGCGGCACCCGTGGCTGGCGCGCGACCCGCGCAACGAGCTgccgccgcgcgccgccgcctCGCACGACCGCCTCGTGCCGGACCTCGACATCGACCTAG